The following proteins are co-located in the Rhodococcus opacus B4 genome:
- a CDS encoding bifunctional FO biosynthesis protein CofGH, with protein sequence MAHDRWVTHSGEESGRPTMLPMPGVPAAPPSGASAQEVAPSASAMRRVLRRARDGATLNVDEATVLLQARGEDLADLCASAAKVRDAGLLAAGRPRAVTYSRKVFIPLTRLCRDKCHYCTFVTVPGKLRAEGRGAYLEPDEVLEIARQGAELGCKEALFTLGDRPEDRWPEAKQWLDERGYDSTLDYLRAMSIRVLEETGLLPHLNPGVMSWEEISRLKPVAPSMGMMLETTSTRLFTDKGECHYGSPDKDPAVRLRTLTDAGRLSVPFTTGILVGIGETVRERAESIMAIRKSHKAFGHIQEVIVQNFLAKPDTAMRDAPDAGLEEFRAAIAVSRLLLGPGMRIQSPPNLVSTTECAALLGAGVDDWGGVSPLTPDHVNPERPWPNLDTLAEITAEAGFELTERTAAQPQFVLAGSPWIDPRITGHVQALADPQTGLAKPGTRPVGLPWQEPDESWESAGRVDLNTEIDTTGRNTDTRSDLGSAFGDWDTVREQVLELSGPVRVDTDVLAALRAAERDPAGLSDDEYLALATADGPGLEAVVALADQLRIDAVGEEVTYVVNRNINFTNICYTGCRFCAFAQRKGDADAFTLSTDQVADRAWEAHVAGATEVCMQGGIDPELPVTGYADLVRAVKARVPSMHVHAFSPMEIVNGASRGGQSIRDWLTELREAGLDTIPGTAAEILDDEVRWVLTKGKLPTATWVEVVTTAHEVGLRSSSTMMYGHVDNPRHWVGHLRVLSGIQDRTGGFTEFVPLPFVHQSAPLYLAGASRPGPTNRDNRAVHALARIMLHGRIPNIQTSWVKLGVTGTQVMLQGGANDLGGTLMEETISRMAGSEHGSEKTVEELRAIAEGIGRPARERTTTHARREGRSPAA encoded by the coding sequence ATGGCGCATGATCGCTGGGTGACCCATTCAGGTGAAGAATCCGGCCGGCCCACGATGCTTCCCATGCCGGGTGTTCCGGCGGCACCCCCGTCCGGCGCATCGGCGCAGGAAGTGGCACCGTCCGCGTCCGCCATGCGTCGGGTGTTGCGGCGGGCGCGGGACGGCGCCACGCTGAACGTGGACGAGGCGACGGTGTTGTTGCAGGCCCGTGGCGAGGATCTGGCGGATCTGTGTGCGTCGGCGGCGAAGGTTCGTGATGCGGGGTTGCTGGCGGCGGGCCGGCCTAGGGCGGTGACGTATTCGCGGAAGGTGTTCATCCCGCTGACCCGGTTGTGCCGGGACAAGTGCCATTACTGCACGTTCGTCACGGTGCCGGGCAAGTTGCGGGCCGAGGGGCGCGGCGCGTATCTGGAACCGGACGAGGTGCTGGAGATCGCCCGGCAGGGTGCCGAATTGGGCTGCAAGGAGGCCCTGTTCACGTTGGGTGACCGTCCCGAGGATCGGTGGCCGGAGGCCAAGCAGTGGCTGGACGAGCGGGGCTACGATTCGACGCTGGACTACCTGCGGGCGATGTCGATCCGGGTGCTCGAGGAGACCGGGCTGCTGCCGCACCTGAACCCGGGTGTGATGAGCTGGGAGGAGATCTCCCGCCTCAAGCCGGTCGCCCCGTCGATGGGCATGATGCTCGAGACGACGTCCACCCGGTTGTTCACCGACAAGGGTGAGTGCCACTACGGCAGCCCGGACAAGGATCCGGCGGTACGGTTGCGCACGCTCACCGACGCCGGGCGGTTGAGTGTGCCGTTCACCACCGGCATCCTGGTCGGGATCGGCGAGACCGTGCGGGAGCGGGCCGAGTCGATCATGGCGATCCGCAAGTCCCACAAGGCGTTCGGGCACATCCAGGAAGTGATCGTCCAGAACTTCCTGGCCAAACCGGACACCGCGATGCGCGATGCCCCGGACGCGGGGCTCGAGGAATTCCGTGCGGCGATCGCGGTGTCCCGGTTGCTGCTGGGCCCGGGGATGCGGATCCAGTCGCCACCGAACCTGGTGTCGACCACCGAATGCGCCGCGCTGTTGGGGGCGGGGGTCGACGACTGGGGTGGCGTCTCGCCGCTGACCCCGGATCATGTGAACCCGGAGCGGCCGTGGCCGAACCTGGACACCCTCGCGGAGATCACCGCGGAGGCCGGGTTCGAGCTCACCGAACGGACGGCGGCGCAGCCGCAGTTCGTGCTGGCCGGCTCGCCGTGGATTGATCCGCGGATCACCGGGCACGTGCAGGCCCTCGCCGACCCGCAGACGGGGTTGGCGAAACCCGGGACCAGGCCGGTGGGGTTGCCGTGGCAGGAACCGGACGAGTCGTGGGAGTCGGCGGGCCGGGTGGACCTGAACACCGAGATCGACACCACCGGCCGTAACACCGACACCCGCAGCGACCTGGGCAGCGCGTTCGGGGACTGGGACACCGTCCGCGAGCAGGTCCTCGAACTCAGCGGCCCGGTGCGGGTGGACACCGACGTCCTCGCCGCGCTGCGGGCCGCCGAACGCGACCCGGCCGGCCTGTCGGACGACGAGTACCTGGCGTTGGCGACCGCGGACGGCCCGGGGCTCGAGGCGGTCGTGGCGTTGGCCGATCAACTGCGCATCGATGCGGTCGGCGAGGAGGTGACGTATGTGGTGAACCGGAACATCAACTTCACCAACATCTGCTACACCGGCTGCCGGTTCTGCGCGTTCGCGCAGCGCAAGGGCGACGCGGACGCGTTCACCCTGTCCACCGACCAGGTCGCCGACCGGGCGTGGGAGGCGCACGTCGCGGGGGCGACGGAGGTGTGCATGCAGGGCGGTATCGACCCGGAACTCCCCGTGACCGGGTACGCCGATCTGGTGCGGGCGGTCAAGGCGCGGGTGCCGTCGATGCATGTGCACGCGTTCTCGCCGATGGAGATCGTCAACGGGGCGTCGCGGGGTGGGCAGAGTATCCGGGACTGGTTGACGGAGCTGCGGGAGGCCGGTCTGGACACCATCCCCGGCACCGCGGCGGAAATCCTCGACGACGAGGTGCGGTGGGTGCTGACGAAGGGCAAGTTGCCGACGGCGACGTGGGTGGAGGTGGTGACCACGGCGCACGAGGTGGGGTTGCGGTCGAGTTCGACGATGATGTACGGGCACGTGGACAATCCGAGGCATTGGGTGGGGCATCTGCGGGTGCTGTCCGGGATTCAGGATCGGACCGGGGGGTTCACGGAATTCGTGCCGTTGCCGTTCGTGCATCAGAGTGCGCCGCTGTATCTGGCGGGGGCGTCGCGGCCGGGTCCGACGAATCGGGACAACCGGGCGGTGCATGCGTTGGCGCGGATCATGTTGCACGGGCGGATCCCGAACATTCAGACCAGTTGGGTCAAGTTGGGGGTGACGGGTACGCAGGTGATGTTGCAGGGCGGGGCGAACGACCTCGGGGGCACGTTGATGGAGGAGACCATCTCGAGGATGGCGGGGTCCGAGCACGGATCGGAGAAGACCGTCGAAGAGCTGCGGGCCATCGCCGAGGGCATCGGCCGCCCGGCCCGCGAACGCACCACCACCCACGCCCGCCGCGAGGGAAGGTCGCCGGCCGCATGA
- a CDS encoding rhomboid family intramembrane serine protease, producing MTTSGGGWASAVLFAVVLVLATMLASTRLGEVRLTRPPRTAVVLWLLIAVPSLLQIAVPAVLDALERDPDQIRDHQWWRIFTSVAVQDGGVAGTVVNLLVLAWLAPLAVRVWGGVRAVLLFVASQIIFGLFTAFLFPSPGAGNSGATLALAASFAGLVVMQSKEWRVLAASGGIVLAGVLLVVVDDAHGLAVLTGALLGAALATVSPPTGDPTDRVRTL from the coding sequence GTGACGACTTCGGGCGGCGGATGGGCCAGTGCGGTCCTCTTCGCCGTCGTCCTCGTGCTCGCCACGATGCTCGCGTCGACCCGCCTCGGCGAGGTCCGGCTCACCCGTCCGCCGCGCACCGCGGTGGTGCTGTGGCTGCTCATCGCCGTGCCGTCACTGCTGCAGATCGCCGTTCCCGCCGTCCTCGACGCCCTCGAGCGTGACCCCGACCAGATCCGGGACCACCAGTGGTGGCGGATCTTCACGTCGGTCGCGGTGCAGGACGGGGGAGTGGCCGGAACCGTGGTGAACCTGCTCGTCCTCGCCTGGCTAGCGCCGCTCGCGGTGCGGGTGTGGGGTGGAGTCCGCGCCGTGCTGCTGTTCGTGGCGAGCCAGATCATCTTCGGCCTGTTCACCGCGTTCCTGTTCCCGTCGCCCGGCGCGGGCAACTCGGGTGCCACGCTCGCGCTGGCCGCGTCGTTCGCGGGGCTGGTGGTGATGCAATCCAAGGAATGGCGGGTCCTCGCCGCGAGCGGGGGCATCGTGCTCGCCGGTGTGCTGCTGGTGGTGGTCGACGACGCCCACGGACTGGCCGTCCTGACCGGGGCGCTGCTGGGTGCGGCACTCGCCACCGTGAGTCCCCCGACGGGAGACCCGACCGACCGCGTCCGGACCCTGTGA
- the fdxA gene encoding ferredoxin, translating into MPYTIAEPCVDVLDKACIEECPVDCIYEGGRMLYIHPDECVDCGACEPVCPVEAIFYEDDVPDQWNGYIAANVDFFDDLGSPGGAAKLGKVDYDPPFVKALPPMGED; encoded by the coding sequence GTGCCCTACACGATTGCTGAACCGTGCGTGGATGTGCTGGACAAGGCGTGTATCGAGGAATGCCCTGTCGACTGCATTTACGAGGGCGGGCGGATGCTCTACATCCATCCGGACGAATGCGTGGACTGCGGCGCCTGCGAACCCGTCTGCCCCGTCGAAGCCATCTTCTACGAAGACGACGTCCCGGACCAGTGGAACGGCTACATCGCCGCGAATGTCGACTTCTTCGACGACCTCGGTTCCCCCGGCGGAGCGGCGAAGCTGGGCAAGGTCGACTACGACCCGCCGTTCGTCAAGGCGCTGCCCCCCATGGGCGAGGACTAG
- the pruA gene encoding L-glutamate gamma-semialdehyde dehydrogenase yields MDAITQVPVPTNEPVHTYAPGSPERSRVQSALTDIATNPVDIPHVIGGKHRHGNGDRVDVVQPHRHAAVLGTLRSATHDDASAAIEAATAAAPHWRALSFDDRAAVILRAADLLSGPWRETLAAATMLGQSKSVQQAEIDAPCELIDFWRFNVHFARQILADQPISSPGVWNRLEYRPLEGFVYAITPFNFSAIAGNLPTAPALMGNTVIWKPSSTQTVAAYWTIKLLEAAGMPPGVINLLTGSGQAVSEVLLSDPRLAGIHFTGSTRTFQHLWSEVGANIGKYAGYPRLVGETGGKDFVVAHASADEDVLRTALIRGAFEYQGQKCSAASRAYVPKSLWRRMRDTFTAEVDALTYGDVTDLENFGGALIDRRAYDKNVAAIERARGAAGLEIAVGGKYDDSVGYFVRPTVLLADDPADEAMTTEYFGPILTVHVYDDSGPNAFADVLAKVDSAAPYALTGAVIADDRQAVEQATSALRFTAGNFYVNDKPTGAVVGQQPFGGARASGTNDKAGSKLNLLRWVSARTIKETFVPATDYRYPHMGSE; encoded by the coding sequence ATGGACGCCATCACCCAGGTTCCGGTGCCCACCAACGAGCCGGTCCACACGTACGCGCCGGGCAGTCCCGAACGTTCCCGAGTGCAATCCGCGCTCACCGACATCGCTACCAATCCCGTCGACATCCCGCACGTGATCGGTGGCAAACACCGGCACGGCAACGGCGACCGCGTCGACGTCGTACAACCCCACCGGCACGCCGCCGTGCTCGGCACGCTGCGCAGCGCCACCCACGACGACGCATCGGCGGCGATCGAGGCGGCCACCGCCGCGGCACCACACTGGCGGGCGCTGTCGTTCGACGACCGGGCCGCCGTGATCCTGCGGGCCGCCGACCTGCTGTCCGGGCCGTGGCGCGAGACGCTCGCCGCGGCGACGATGCTCGGGCAGTCGAAGTCGGTCCAGCAGGCGGAGATCGACGCACCGTGCGAGCTGATCGACTTCTGGCGCTTCAACGTTCACTTCGCCCGCCAGATCCTCGCCGATCAGCCGATCTCGTCGCCCGGCGTGTGGAATCGGCTCGAATACCGTCCGCTGGAGGGCTTCGTCTACGCGATCACGCCGTTCAACTTCAGCGCGATCGCCGGCAATCTGCCGACCGCGCCCGCGCTGATGGGCAACACGGTGATCTGGAAGCCGTCGTCGACGCAGACAGTCGCCGCGTACTGGACGATCAAACTGCTCGAAGCGGCGGGCATGCCCCCGGGGGTGATCAATCTGCTCACCGGCAGTGGGCAGGCGGTGTCGGAGGTGCTGCTGAGCGATCCCCGGCTCGCCGGAATCCACTTCACGGGTTCGACCCGCACGTTCCAGCACCTGTGGAGCGAGGTGGGTGCGAACATCGGGAAATACGCGGGTTACCCAAGGCTGGTCGGGGAGACCGGCGGCAAGGACTTCGTGGTCGCGCACGCCTCGGCCGACGAGGACGTGCTGCGGACGGCGCTGATCCGCGGCGCTTTCGAGTACCAGGGCCAGAAGTGTTCGGCCGCCTCCCGTGCGTACGTTCCGAAGTCGCTGTGGCGGAGGATGCGGGACACGTTCACGGCGGAGGTCGACGCCCTCACCTACGGGGACGTGACGGACCTGGAGAACTTCGGCGGGGCGCTCATCGACCGGCGCGCGTACGACAAGAACGTCGCGGCCATCGAACGCGCCCGCGGTGCGGCGGGTCTCGAGATCGCCGTCGGCGGCAAGTACGACGACAGCGTCGGCTACTTCGTCCGTCCCACCGTGCTCCTCGCGGACGACCCGGCCGACGAGGCGATGACCACCGAGTACTTCGGCCCGATCCTGACGGTGCACGTGTACGACGACTCGGGCCCGAACGCGTTCGCCGACGTGCTCGCCAAGGTCGATTCGGCGGCCCCGTACGCGCTGACCGGTGCGGTGATCGCGGACGACCGGCAGGCCGTCGAGCAGGCGACGTCGGCGCTGCGGTTCACCGCCGGAAACTTCTACGTCAACGACAAGCCGACCGGTGCCGTCGTCGGGCAGCAACCGTTCGGCGGTGCCCGCGCGTCCGGCACCAACGACAAAGCCGGGTCCAAACTCAACCTGCTGCGCTGGGTGTCGGCCCGCACCATCAAGGAGACGTTCGTCCCCGCCACCGATTACCGATATCCGCACATGGGATCGGAATGA
- a CDS encoding proline dehydrogenase family protein, with protein sequence MKAPTVLANPLRPAILAAARSSRVKRAVTGAPVTRKLVDRFVAGESRESALASVREILDSGRSVSIDFLGEDTRDAAGAQATVDEYLALVADLGALPEAADKGSGVRRLEVSMKLSALGQALAGDGTRIATANARTICAAAEAAGVWVTVDAEDHTTTDSTLAIVRELRTDFPWLGAVVQSYLRRTENDCRALAGPGSRVRLCKGAYREPESVAFKDRAAVDASYLRCLTILVEGDGYPMVASHDPAVIDAVAPLVGRTGRAADAYEHQMLFGIRDLEQRRLANEDKQVRVYVPYGSQWYAYFMRRLAERPSNLRFFLRSVVTRD encoded by the coding sequence ATGAAGGCGCCGACGGTTCTGGCGAATCCGCTCCGCCCGGCGATCCTCGCGGCGGCCCGGTCGTCGCGCGTCAAGCGGGCGGTCACCGGCGCCCCGGTCACCCGGAAACTGGTCGACCGCTTCGTCGCGGGCGAGAGCCGGGAGTCGGCGCTCGCGTCCGTCCGGGAGATCCTCGATTCGGGCCGGTCGGTGTCGATCGACTTCCTCGGTGAGGACACCCGTGACGCGGCGGGCGCGCAGGCGACGGTCGACGAGTATCTGGCGCTCGTCGCGGATCTCGGTGCCCTGCCGGAAGCAGCGGACAAGGGATCGGGGGTCCGGCGGCTCGAGGTGTCGATGAAGTTGTCGGCGCTCGGCCAGGCGCTCGCAGGCGACGGCACACGGATCGCCACCGCCAACGCCCGCACGATCTGCGCCGCCGCCGAGGCCGCCGGGGTGTGGGTGACCGTGGACGCCGAAGACCACACGACCACCGATTCGACGCTCGCGATCGTCCGCGAACTCCGCACCGACTTCCCGTGGCTCGGTGCCGTCGTGCAGTCGTATCTGCGTCGCACCGAGAACGACTGCCGCGCACTCGCAGGCCCCGGCTCGCGGGTCCGGCTCTGCAAGGGGGCGTACCGGGAACCCGAGTCGGTGGCATTCAAGGACCGCGCCGCCGTGGACGCCTCGTATCTGCGCTGCCTGACGATTCTCGTGGAGGGCGACGGGTATCCGATGGTGGCCTCGCACGATCCCGCCGTCATCGACGCGGTGGCACCGCTGGTCGGGCGCACCGGCCGCGCGGCGGACGCCTACGAGCACCAGATGCTGTTCGGGATCCGGGACCTCGAGCAACGCCGGCTCGCCAACGAGGACAAGCAGGTTCGGGTATACGTGCCGTACGGAAGCCAGTGGTACGCGTACTTCATGCGGCGACTGGCCGAGCGTCCCTCGAACCTGCGCTTCTTCCTCCGGTCGGTGGTCACGCGGGACTGA
- a CDS encoding PPOX class F420-dependent oxidoreductase: MSFTEQELVYLASQRIGRLATVQPGGTLQVSPVGFHYNADTSTIDIQGYNMASSRKFRNVADNGKVAFVVDDVPSVDPWRVRCVEIRGRAEALDDAAARANGLGGPTIRIRPERIISFGLGATDQDVHQLVSNARDV, from the coding sequence ATGTCCTTCACCGAGCAGGAACTCGTCTACCTGGCCTCACAGCGCATCGGCCGGCTCGCCACGGTGCAACCGGGCGGAACCTTGCAGGTCAGCCCAGTCGGTTTCCACTACAACGCCGACACGTCCACGATCGACATCCAAGGCTACAACATGGCGTCGAGCCGCAAGTTCCGCAACGTCGCCGACAACGGGAAGGTGGCGTTCGTCGTGGACGACGTGCCGTCCGTCGACCCGTGGCGGGTCCGCTGCGTCGAAATCCGCGGGCGCGCCGAGGCCCTCGACGACGCCGCCGCCCGGGCGAACGGCCTCGGTGGCCCGACCATCCGCATCCGCCCCGAACGCATCATCAGCTTCGGGCTCGGCGCCACCGATCAGGACGTCCACCAACTCGTCTCGAACGCGCGCGACGTCTGA
- the dapC gene encoding succinyldiaminopimelate transaminase: MPRIPVAAALPDFPWDSLESAKAKAFAHPGGIVNLSVGTPVDPVAPIIQEALTAVAAVPGYPTTHGTAELRNAAVEALRRRYGITGIDPAAVLPAIGTKELIAWLPRLLGLGAGDLVVIPELAYPTYEVGALLAGARVIRADGLNRLGPESASLIFVNSPSNPTGKVLGLDHLRKVIDWARTRGAIVASDECYLGLTWEGEAFSILDERVNDGDLTGLLAVHSLSKTSNLASYRAGFVTGDPALVAELLKVRKHAGMMVPLPIQSAMTAALSDDDHENEQRERYRRRREILLAAVRGAGFTVDDSEAGLYLWATRGEACRDTVEWFAERGILVAPGEFYGPGGGTHVRIALTADDERIAAAAERLV, translated from the coding sequence GTGCCTCGTATCCCGGTAGCCGCAGCACTTCCCGACTTTCCGTGGGACTCGCTCGAGTCGGCGAAGGCGAAAGCCTTCGCCCACCCGGGTGGCATCGTCAACCTGTCGGTGGGAACCCCGGTCGATCCGGTGGCCCCGATCATCCAGGAGGCGCTGACCGCCGTCGCCGCGGTGCCGGGATATCCGACGACACACGGCACCGCCGAACTCCGCAACGCCGCGGTCGAGGCGCTGCGCCGCCGCTACGGAATCACCGGCATCGATCCGGCGGCGGTGCTGCCCGCGATCGGCACGAAGGAGCTCATCGCCTGGCTGCCACGCCTTCTCGGGCTCGGCGCCGGCGACCTCGTGGTCATTCCGGAACTCGCGTACCCCACGTACGAGGTGGGTGCGCTCCTCGCGGGTGCGCGGGTGATCCGCGCCGACGGTCTCAACCGGCTCGGCCCGGAGAGCGCGTCGCTGATCTTCGTGAACTCGCCGTCCAATCCCACCGGCAAGGTGCTCGGCCTCGACCATCTGCGCAAGGTGATCGACTGGGCGCGCACCCGGGGCGCCATCGTGGCGTCCGACGAGTGCTACCTGGGGTTGACGTGGGAAGGTGAAGCCTTCTCCATCCTCGACGAGCGGGTGAACGACGGCGATCTCACCGGGCTCCTCGCGGTGCACTCGCTGTCGAAGACGTCCAATCTCGCGAGCTACCGCGCGGGTTTCGTCACCGGTGACCCGGCGTTGGTCGCCGAGCTTCTCAAGGTCCGCAAGCACGCGGGCATGATGGTGCCGTTGCCGATCCAGTCGGCGATGACCGCCGCACTCAGCGACGACGACCACGAGAACGAGCAGCGTGAGCGGTACCGTCGTCGCCGCGAGATCCTCCTCGCAGCGGTGCGCGGCGCCGGATTCACCGTCGACGACTCCGAAGCCGGGCTGTACCTGTGGGCCACCCGCGGCGAAGCCTGCCGGGACACCGTCGAGTGGTTCGCCGAGCGCGGCATCCTCGTGGCGCCGGGGGAGTTCTACGGTCCCGGCGGCGGCACCCACGTGCGGATCGCGCTCACCGCCGACGACGAGCGGATCGCGGCCGCAGCGGAACGACTGGTCTGA